Part of the Palaemon carinicauda isolate YSFRI2023 chromosome 8, ASM3689809v2, whole genome shotgun sequence genome is shown below.
gagagagagagagagagagagagagagagagagtgatttgaagttttctggcatcctgagagagagagagagagagagagagagagagttaagcttcATATAAAATTCGATTGATTATTCATGAATAAtttgcaatagatttttttttttcaagagtaaaCCATATTAGTTTTTCTACAACTCAGTCTGATGACCGTCATTATTTGTAATATACTAACTATAATAGCGCATAAATTTGGATTTAAATGCGAGTTGATAAGAGCAATTGTTAGTTTTAATGTTGAATTATAACCTTGCTGATAGCACTTAATAACATAACATTTCATATAGTTTGGTCCTTGAGAAAATCgctagaaacattatcaataaaagGCAAAGcttgttcgtatctctctctctctctctctctctctctctctctatatatatatatatatatatacatatatgtatgtatatatatgtgtatatatatatatatatatatacatatgtatatatatacgtgtatatatatatatatatatgcatgcctttTATAACTATTTCTgcaactgaaaaattaaatacataaaagTTTGTGTCTGTGTGAGGGATAGAGGTACAGTGTctttttagaaataatttatttGGAGAAAAACTCATTTATTTATCCTatataattctctttttctctCCGATTGCTAGTGACTACAGTGTTTCTGTAAGAGAATGATCTTTCACCATCACAGAGAAATTTTATCTAATTTTCCATTTACATCGATTTAGTTGCCGAAGCAAGACTAATTGGAAGACATCTTGAAGTGTGAACTTGAGAACGGACAATTTAATCTACCCTATTGAATTTTTTCCCACTGCAATCtatttgtatattattttcttCTAAATGTTGTCAATGTAATGCCTACCCCTCTCTCAACGGTACCCTGACGCTGAATCTTTAAGGGCACAACTGACGAATTTGGGTGAAACACGATGatacggggggtgggggggggggttgggggggagggggtcACTCCTAGAGGAAGGATTCTCCCGTTTTGATTAACGTGTCGTGTCATTGATCCATTACACAAATACAATGTTGCCATTACGTATTATAGCTATTCCCGAGACACCAAATCTGATAAGCGCTGAATTATTTGTTAATCTTTCCGTGACTAATACGGAAGGGCCGTTTATGATATGTCACTGGTGATTAAATCATTTACTGACCCCAATAGTGTTGCACGGAAGGCATTTCGTGAGCTGCCTGGATTCCGTACATAAATTATAGCCTTTTAATTACCCTGACACGCCGTCAAACAAATGTTGACTGCCGTATTGTCTTTGTTTTTATCTCAATGCTGaatgtcaaaataaatatttaccttttgaaaataaccaccctctctctcgtagccgataaaatcattaaaatacaaATTGCCATCAAAACTTAGAATAGACTAATTAGTTCCCAAAGATGTAAAGTAAGTAATTTActattttcatttgcatttatgcaaaaaaaaaaaaaacaaaaaaaaaaacatggttgtcTGTTTTACTacgaaacataataataataataattattattattattattattattattattattattattattattattattattattacttgctaagctacaaccctagttggaaaagcaagatgctataagcccaggggctccaacagggaaaatagcccagtgaggaaaggaaacaggaaaagtaaaaaattttaagaaaagtaacaatactaaaataaatattttctaaattaactataaaaactttaacaaaacaattggaagagaaataagacagaatagtgtgcccgagtgtagcctccaagcaagagaactttaacccaagacagtgaaagaccatggtacagaggctatggcactacccaagactagagaacaatggtttgattttggagcgtccttctagaagagctgcttaccatagctaaagaatctcttcaacctttaccaagaaggaagtggccactgaacaattacactgtagtggttaaccccttgatagaagaattgctcggtaatctcagtgttgccagatgtatgaggtcagaggagaatatgtaaagaataggccagactattcggtgtatgtgtaggcaaagggaaattgaaccgtaaccagagaggaggatccaatgtagcactgtctgtccagtcaaaggaccaaataactcactagcggtagtatctcaacgggtgggttgTGCATTACAATACTGATAATAGTATCGAGTGTAATAGTAATAGGAAAATTATGACaaagaataagagaaaaaactaaaaagtttaataaaattgataaataaaataagaataagagTACAGACTGCCTCAAGACCCAAAGCTTTATTGTCGTAGCTTATCAAGCCTAACACTCCAAACTGTCTTCATTAAATGCTAATCAAATATCCATCTGATCTTTGCAGCATCCCAGACTATCAGGTGGCTGACGAGAAAATGATCTGAatgatttattttccttattttttttttctcttgcttttttATTATGAAGAAGTTTCCCAAATCAAACAGTTTCAGTAGATTCTcttctaaaacacttcttcaaaatttaAGAAACGACCAGAAAATCAAAGGGGATTTCGTGCAATAGCAAAGTGTTGAAAACTGAAAATCCCAATATTGTCACTGATTATTACTTAAAGTCCTGAGGTCCAAGCCACGCTTCGTTTCATTTAATCCTTACCAAAATATCCCATTCTGATATAAAACCTTCTTCTAAACTAAGCAACAACACCAAGCAAACCAATATCAGAATTTATGAATAAGGAAGACTGGAAATTTCCTTCATGTGGAAATGGGAATGAGACCATATCCTGGAGAGAAGGTATGATAAAGACGTACAAATGTGTTAAATTACTCGTCATTTGCACCTCCAGTTTATAAAcataatttattttagttttatttgcaAATGCGTCCTAGAAATAAAGGATATGGGGCAAAGTCATTGTAGGCTACTCTGTACTATAATCTTTTGGACTCTAGACTCAGTGAGCATAATTATTGCATAAGGAGAGTTTGTGTTCAAGATTAGGAATTGAAAGACTAAATGGGTTAgttctttttttacttttgatgTTGTGGTTGAACACTGTAATCCTCTGGGGGGTTGTGCTAGAAATTTAGGTGTTTAATGCAATAGGTTAAAGTCTCATTAACTGTGTGTACAATCATTTGAAGCTCTCATGGTTTTCATTTAATCTTTGAAGTATGAGCCCTTCCTTGTTTTACtcagttttaacaaaaaaaaaaaaaaagaaaaaaaaaatcaaaattcatcATGTTCCTTACATCTTTTAACTAGTGTTTCTCCCTCCTTGAATGTTTTGAAGAGAATCCCCGTACGTACAGTAAGGCGGTAGTGGTTTAATTTGTGAGAAACCGGAATCTTGTGTTGCGAAATAACAGAACGGAAGGGATATTTTACTCCTGTGTGGACTAGACAGAGGTACGCGTGCTCTTTAACAGAAGCACCTTTGTAGTGTACTTGGAAGCTAACTAAAGACTAAAACTTACTGATAAGAAAAACGGAAACAAAACAGTGCTGATATTTAGAATTTATGAAAATTGTAAAATGCAGATAGAGCAAAACCTATTTGAAATATAACCAATTATACCTGGTTTAGCAGCTTGTTTGCGGAGTGACTTTTGCACATGAAGGTTTTCTTGAAAGACGAACACATTCGTGaatatttacttatttcttattCCAAGATCGTTGTTTCTTTAAATTAttgagtcatttatatatatatatatatatatgtgtgtgtgtgtgtgtgtgtgtgtggatatttgaCACAATTCCTCCAAAACATAATTCATAAGCAATTGTGTACTTAACCGTTGTGATGATTCAGTCATTATCGAGTTACTCGGTCATTAGTGTGAGTTGCAGGTTTGTCTTTTATGGTgctttatgatttaattttttaataatcttttaactcctatagaaataaaatgttatatatatatatatatatatatatacatatatatatatatatatatatataattgtgtatatatatgtatatgtatacatatttgtgtgtatatatatgtatactgtatatgtatgtatatgtatatatatacatacatacatacatacacataatacagtatttacagtatgtgtgcgtttgtgtgtatacagAAACCGGTTTAGCATTTCTtgttatacagtacatacataagcTATCAATTCagttagtaagatatatatatatatatataagttaataagtAGAAAGTGAAAGATTTTAAGATCATCGCGTAGTTTCATACTAATGTTCAAGTAAAATAGCATTAAATTAAAATTCATTTGTAAGTTGTTTAAGCAACTCTAGCTTTTTCTGCAAGTGTAAGAACTTTATACATtcctttttatgtttatattttatgaaaaaaatttcaagGTTAGTTTGTCATCTTAGCCTTAATTCCTTGTACCTTGTTATCAAAGCAAACAAAAGAGAGGCAATAGCTTATTACGGTTCTACATATTTTTATATAGGCTAGGTATAAACCTAGAACCAGGATGGTTTAAATGTGTGTAAATTAGCAAGAGCAGATACCAAATCACTGCGAATATAATGACTAAATTGAATTCTGCCCCCCGCCACCCCTTTTATAATTTAGACCCGCCTAAATCGTATTCAATTTTTTAAGTTATGACTTTCCCAACAAAGATTTCATATGGTTAATATAATACAAGGTTAAATTGCCCTTTTGTGACTTTCGCAGTAATTGGTTAATTTGCTCCCAAATGTTGCAACCAAAAGACAGGTGGTGGTAACATTTGTGACCTGATAAAGTGAGCCTTTTCCTTGTACTTATTTGTAACATTTAGACTTTGGATTTTATTTTCACTTACTCTTATATTCTCGCTTAATGTAAATCTAGTATTTTTGTTTCATCCTCCTAATAGGAAACCTTATTAACCGTATTCTTGTTTTCTTTACACttacagtttatatgtatgtaaacaagcatggaaatatacataaatgtgaatAAGTGAGGAAACCTTTGATATATCTTTCCATTTCTAGATGACCATATAATCAACTCATGTTTTCTTTCCAGGCGTCGGTACGAAGGAAGACCACGTGATGACAGCCACAGGAGGGAGTCTCTTGCTGAGTTGGGTGGGTGCAGGAACTTCTCCTGTGGACTGGTGTGAGGATAACTACACAGTCACTCCTCATATAGCCGAATTCGTCAATACAATCAGCAACATCCTATTCCTCATTGTTCCAGCCGCTTGTACGCGCCTCTGGGCCAGCTATGCCAAACACGTCTCACGAGGCATTCACGTGGTGTGGATATTCTTCACAGTCATCGGACTCTCATCGGCTTATTTCCACGCCACGTTATCGCTATTGGGTCAGCTATTGGACGAACTGTCAATATTGTGGGTTCTAATGGTATCCTATGCTCTATTCACTCCTGTTCAATATAGGCCCAAATTTTTGAGAGCGAATCGAAAGCTCTTTCTGGCCGCCATGTCGCTTCTAGCTTGTTTGATCACAGCATCAGCGTTCGTCCAGCCAGCTGTCAACTGTTATGCCCTCTTCTTGGTGGGCGCCCCAGCTGTTTCTATGTTAGTGGTAGAGGTTCGAGCGGCCAGGGAACCGACTGTTACCCGCCTTGGGTTCATAACCCTGTGTGCACTAGGCCTAGCGACGACGGCCTGGATAGGAGACAAATTCCTTTGTGCCTTGTGGCGGGCATTGAATTTAGCTGTCCTGCATGGGCTGTGGCACATCCTAATTTTCGTCAGTGCGTACATGACTCAGGTTCTGTTCTGTTATATCCATGCATATCAGGACGTGCCCGAATCACTCCCTGTCCTTAGGTACTGGCCGCCGAAGAAGAGTTGGGGCCTTCCTTACGTCTACTGTCAAAAATACACCCATGACAAGACGCCATAAGACAGTCAATTTTCGCAATCTTCCTTCATCTACCCCACCATATCTCCTTCGTCCAAGGACAAATTTATCTTCCTTCGTCATCCTACCTCTGTAGTTGCTTCTATCAACCAAATGCACTTTTATAAACCACGTCACTTGAAGAACCAAAGACTCAATAAAAGGCTCTTCTGATCAGATGAAGCTAGTCACAATCATCAAATCATTTTCCTGTGTGATTTAAAGCACTAGATGTTTAAGAGAAAGTACAACGTTGAAAGATGACGATCGAAAGAAGTGATGTTCTTGTTGTGATTAATTTGTATTAATTATAGTGTATTGAAAACTAAGGGCTAATTAGCTTTGTAAACAAGACAAGATTGCATTTTTCAATATATtacggaaaaaaaatcatattcaattcAATCATATGCAAGTTCTTGTTATCATTATATAACAcacgatgcacacacacacacacacacacacacatatatatatatatatatatgtgtgtgtgtgtgtgtgtgtgtgtgtgtgtaattaaaatcACCATATCGTGTTTAAATTGAATCATATTTGTACCTCACGTTGGGATTAAACCTTATTTTCTTCAAAGGAAAAGCAATGTTAGGTAgaaattatttcaatttgaacactaTAATATGTTGATTTtcgttatacatacacacacagatatatatatatatatatatatctgtgtgtgaacaTCAGGGTTCTTTCTTCTTTTAAAAATTCTTGATATTAAACGTTTCTCAAAAAACACTTCCTGTGCGTGTCACCTTCTGATTGCATAAATACTCTTTTATTCCCCTTCTTTTTTTACGAATTACAAAGCATTATCATTCCATGTTATGCATTTGTACTTGTAATTTACGAatgataaactgtatatatatatatatatatatatacacacacactaatgacTTTGTAGAATCCAATATGTTTTTTCTTGGCATTTATATGCGCTAGAATGTTTAAATACGCATATTAGAATAAGATTTGTATCCGAAAATATCAACGCTCAAGTGGACTTGCAGCATTATTTATGCAATGATAAAGTAAGCCACAAAATGATTTGTACAATTTGGCAGTTTAGTTCTCATTAGTTTTTGTCATAAAAAAAGAAAGTTGTATTCTGAAGTTAACTTGTTGGTAGTGTTATTGTTTagtaaattttgtttacctttttaacaCTTGTTTCGGAACATGTAAGCTATACGGATTGCCGAAGGTAGCCTATGTTTTGTTAATTTCTAAGTTTTTTATtacatttgttatttcattttgccgttatatgataaaatttgtttaccttttttgtatTGTCATTTTTTGTAACACGATTTTTATTGTATTCACATCCATGTATAGAAATATGTTGACAGTCCAGGAAAAAAGACTCGGTTCTGGTGTATTCGAAGGGTGAAAGACTTAACAATTTTAATCCTCTCTATAAGAtgattttgatttttgtttcaaaTTAGCATTGTGTTACAAATATAGTTTGAAGCTTTAAGATGGTTAAATgttagttattaattttttttttgtatttaatactTAGTGTATATCTTATGTCGTAATCAGGTGCCTTTATTTACTGTAAGATGATTAAACCACTTCAATATTCTGAGAAATTGTTGTTTGGAGACGCTATATCTCAACTGTTTGCTTATGAATTCTCCCTGCCATCTGAGAGAAAATCTCCTAAAGGACTCTTTAGACATTAATCGTGAGATTCATTGCTGGAATATATTCGGAAGAGTTTCTAGACTACTGTGGTGTGGAGTCTGCCAAGCCTTGGGGTCTGCTAAAGACGTTGTTTGTGCATAAAGAATCTTTACTTAGAGGGTTATGGAATTATGATTTGAAATCGATGAAAAGGACTTAAGAGGTGTTAAATACTCCCCATGTTTGGGGAGGATCCGGGAAAAGATGGATCTAGCTGTTTGTAGTTTTGCAACCGGAAAATATATCCTAAAAGACTctccaaaaataataatactattatttttattattattattgttattattattattattattattattattattattattattattattattattattattagataagcacgCAGGAAGGAGTTGAATCACTATTATTTGAATCTGATAATGATTGAAATGGTAAGTTTTGAAATTAACATCACGATGGGAGCATGATAAGGAAACGAGAATCCCTAAGCACCACCCATGTCACTGCAGTCCTCCACCCACGAAATCCCTGTCTTCTTCGATCAAAAACGAGATAAACGAAATTAAGTTCAAGTGTATCTGGTTCCTAAGATTTTCTCTAATACAAAAACTCTAATGACTATtaactatttgatttttttaccgattttttttattttttaccgacTGTTGATCTTAGATAACTATTAACATTTCGAAGATAATGTCGATGTACCCTTAAGAAGGGAATGAAATTTCCAATGTACCCGCCTTTTACTACAGCCC
Proteins encoded:
- the bwa gene encoding alkaline ceramidase, producing MTATGGSLLLSWVGAGTSPVDWCEDNYTVTPHIAEFVNTISNILFLIVPAACTRLWASYAKHVSRGIHVVWIFFTVIGLSSAYFHATLSLLGQLLDELSILWVLMVSYALFTPVQYRPKFLRANRKLFLAAMSLLACLITASAFVQPAVNCYALFLVGAPAVSMLVVEVRAAREPTVTRLGFITLCALGLATTAWIGDKFLCALWRALNLAVLHGLWHILIFVSAYMTQVLFCYIHAYQDVPESLPVLRYWPPKKSWGLPYVYCQKYTHDKTP